In Mercurialis annua linkage group LG6, ddMerAnnu1.2, whole genome shotgun sequence, the following are encoded in one genomic region:
- the LOC126686777 gene encoding uncharacterized protein LOC126686777: MASGKLIVICQSGGKFTAASDGSLAYTGGDAHAICVNRGYKFQELKSEVAEMCNVDPNAFTIKYFLPDNMQTLITVSGDKDIQRLIDFHEDRRTVDVFVVKNESLQLSQNQPSVAPYCRSSDNTLDEPVTPIYVAPVSSAPADVDHLNYAMTDVDESGQQKLIKSWSKCITGLHQQFNDVKELREALRRYCIALGFKCKFKHNDNARVSAKCKAEGCPWRFHASRLSTTQLFRIKTMNDTHTCGAGTGVGNGLKASRKMVATIAKEKLRDSPNFTPKEIAKQIQQEFGIELQYSQAWRGMESARQELQGSYKDAYNQLPWLCKRILETNPGSVATLITREEDQSFQGLFVALHASIYGFQNGCRPLILLDTITLKTKYHSELLTATALDGNDGVFPLAYAVVDTVNGDNWQWFLEQLKSAISVSQPITFVVDREMGLRHFISMVFEDSYQSFSLPHLSDELKMGLKGPHTEEVARAIVAHLYDAALSTTTDGFGKSMDCIKSISPEAFDWLMQNEPQHWANSLFRGSRFDHVASDAGQSFYSWLNEHSVLPPVVKVIDIIRQKLMELIYTRKVDSDKWLTRMTPSLEEKLQREIQKAESLKIAMSPGTGFEVQDFLGVVSYVNIDTWSCSCMAWQVHGFPCSHGVAVLQHCDRNVYDYCSRYYATELYRLVYSKPINPVPTTDKPLGTSEIQVHPPALRRHSGPTKQRRMRYKKGVIKRPLHCSKCKGAGHNRATCHVYS, from the exons ATGGCCTCTGGGAAGCTTATTGTGATTTGCCAGTCAGGTGGAAAGTTCACTGCGGCTAGTGATGGTTCCTTGGCGTACACCGGAGGAGATGCCCATGCGATTTGCGTAAATCGTGGATATAAGTTTCAAGAATTGAAGTCTGAGGTGGCAGAGATGTGTAATGTTGATCCTAATGCGTTCACCATCAAATACTTTCTCCCGGACAATATGCAGACTCTCATTACTGTATCTGGTGATAAAGACATACAGCGCTTAATTGATTTTCATGAAGACCGTAGAACGGTGGATGTTTTTGTCGTGAAAAATGAAAGTTTGCAATTGTCTCAAAATCAACCCTCGGTCGCTCCTTATTGTAG GTCCAGTGATAATACATTAGATGAACCTGTGACCCCTATATATGTTGCTCCAGTTTCTTCAGCTCCTGCAGATGTAGACCATCTCAATTATGCGATGACTGATGTAGATGAATCTGGGCAGCAGAAACTTATTAAATCATGGTCGAAATGTATAACTGGTCTGCACCAGCAGTTTAATGATGTTAAGGAGTTGCGTGAGGCTTTACGTAGGTATTGCATTGCTCTTGGATTCAAATGCAAATTTAAGCACAATGACAATGCTCGTGTAAGTGCCAAATGTAAAGCTGAAGGTTGCCCCTGGAGATTTCATGCATCGAGGTTGTCTACGACTCAATTATTCCGAATTAAGACAATGAATGATACACATACATGTGGTGCTGGTACTGGCGTAGGGAATGGTCTTAAGGCGTCAAGGAAAATGGTAGCCACTATTGCCAAGGAAAAGTTGCGTGATTCACCAAATTTCACACCTAAGGAAATTGCCAAACAAATTCAGCAGGAATTTGGAATCGAATTACAATATTCACAAGCATGGCGTGGGATGGAGAGCGCTAGGCAGGAGCTTCAGGGTTCATACAAAGACGCATACAACCAACTGCCTTGGTTGTGTAAAAGAATATTAGAGACAAATCCTGGTAGTGTTGCCACTCTTATCACAAGGGAGGAGGACCAAAGTTTCCAAGGTCTTTTTGTTGCCTTACATGCCTCAATATATGGTTTTCAGAATGGCTGCCGTCCCTTAATTTTACTTGATACTATAACATTGAAAACTAAGTATCATTCGGAACTGCTAACTGCAACTGCATTGGATGGAAATGATGGTGTTTTTCCTTTGGCTTATGCTGTAGTAGATACTGTAAATGGCGATAACTGGCAATGGTTTTTGGAACAATTGAAATCTGCAATTTCAGTTTCTCAACCAATAACATTTGTGGTAGACAGAGAGATGGGCTTAAGACATTTTATTTCCATGGTATTCGAGGATTCTTACCAAAGTTTTAGTCTTCCTCATCTATCGGATGAGCTAAAGATGGGTCTTAAGGGCCCACACACAGAAGAAGTTGCTCGTGCCATTGTTGCTCACCTCTATGATGCTGCGTTGTCAACAACTACTGATGGATTTGGGAAATCCATGGATTGCATTAAAAGCATCTCTCCTGAAGCTTTTGACTGGCTCATGCAAAATGAACCCCAACATTGGGCAAACTCACTTTTCCGAGGTTCACGGTTTGACCATGTTGCATCCGATGCTGGTCAGTCGTTCTATAGCTGGCTTAATGAGCACTCTGTTTTGCCTCCAGTGGTAAAGGTAATTGACATCATTCGCCAAAAATTAATGGAGTTGATTTACACCCGAAAGGTAGATTCAGATAAGTGGTTGACAAGAATGACTCCATCCTTAGAAGAGAAATTGCAAAGAGAGATTCAAAAAGCAGAGTCGCTTAAAATTGCAATGTCACCTGGCACCGGTTTTGAGGTACAGGACTTTCTAGGGGTTGTTAGTTATGTTAACATCGACACATGGAGCTGTAGTTGCATGGCATGGCAAGTTCATGGTTTCCCGTGTTCCCATGGTGTGGCTGTCCTTCAACATTGTGATAGAAATGTGTACGATTACTGTTCCAGATATTATGCAACCGAATTATATCGGCTGGTGTATTCAAAGCCTATAAACCCTGTTCCGACAACAGATAAGCCTCTTGGTACCTCCGAAATCCAGGTACATCCTCCTGCTCTTCGTCGTCACTCTGGCCCAACGAAGCAGAGGCGAATGCGGTACAAAAAAGGAGTGATTAAAAGACCACTACATTGCAGCAAGTGCAAAGGAGCTGGTCATAACAGAGCAACATGCCATGTGTACTCGTAA
- the LOC126686778 gene encoding protein RADIALIS-like 3 has product MGDIPKMVYGWSWEENKLFEVALAVVDEEDPDRWEAVACMVGGTKSAEDVRKHYVILLEDLQWIESGQLDHAIVAEACSCLQVDSSIQTVCWTEDDHKLLIQLDIN; this is encoded by the exons ATGGGTGATATTCCAAAGATGGTGTATGGGTGGAGCTGGGAGGAGAACAAGCTGTTCGAGGTGGCGTTGGCGGTTGTGGATGAGGAGGATCCTGATCGGTGGGAAGCGGTGGCGTGTATGGTGGGAGGGACAAAAAGTGCGGAGGATGTTCGGAAACATTATGTGATTCTTTTGGAGGATTTGCAGTGGATTGAGTCCGGTCAGTTGGATCATGCCATTGTTGCAGAAGCTTGTTCTTGTCTTCAAGTTGACTCTTCTATTCAAACTGTGTGCTGGACAGAAGATGATCATAA GTTGCTGATACAATTGGACATAAATTGA